Below is a window of Myxococcus guangdongensis DNA.
GTCGAAGAGCTTGCGACGATGGTCCAGCTCCTCCTTGGGGATTCCATGGGCGCGCAGGCGGCGGAACTCCACGTCCGTCAGCACCGGGTCCTTTCCGACGCGGCAGCCGATGACGAGGGGCGCTCCGGGCTTGAGCCGACGGGCCACCTCGCGCAGCAGCTCCAGGCGGGCCGCGTCCCCCTCGACATGGTGCAGGATGCCCATCATCTGCGCGCCGTCGAACGGAGGTCCTTCTGGGAGGCTTTTCAGCTCCCCCACGTGGATATGGGTACGAGAGAGCAGCCCCTCGGTCTCCAGGCGCTTCCGGGCCACGTCGAGCATGGCCGAGGACGGGTCGATGCCCGTGAAGCGCCAGCCCGGTACATCGAAGCGCAGGTAGGGCAGCAACTCCATCCCCGTGCCCAGGCCCACGGCAAGCAAGGAAGCGTCCTTCTGGCCATCGAGCCGGGAGGTCATCGCGCTCACCACCAGCTCGTACATGGCCTGGACGCCCGCGAGGCTGAGGGCCGCCTGGGCGTCGTAGTGAGCGGCGCGGTCCGCGCCGAAGCCCGGAACGATGTGTTGGACGGAATGCGCAGCGTGGTCGTGGGCCATGACGTGTCCTCGAAAGTCGGATGAGTCTTTCAAGGATGCGCGCCCGTCAGCCAGCCCGGTAGAGCGCGGATTCAGGCCGCATCGGCGGATTGTCGGGCCTGTGTCCCCCACGAAGAAGGGCCCGCGACCGGAGAGTCGCGAGCCCTTCCTCAGCTACTCCGGACTGGCGCTTCTAGCCAGCCCGGTCAGCGAATCGTGTTCGCATCCTCTTCGTTGTGCAGGTCGTGGACGGTGCCCTTGCCATGCTTCTCCTCCAACATGTCGAAGGCCTCTTCGGGGTCCGTCGCCATCACGCTCACTCGCAGGCCCGGCCGAGTGAGGTCCCGAGTCCAGATAAACCCTTTGTACTCTTTCAATTTCTTCTGGGTCATGTCGTGCCTACCTGAAGGGCGCGAGGCAGCGGTCACTGTAGCAGAAGGCCCCGAAGATGCTTCCCTCACCCCGGAGGATGTTCGTGATCTCCTCGGGAGACAGCTTGTTGATGTCGTGGACGGTCACGTTGGGCGAGTTTCTCCAGCGGTACCTGTCGTCCTTGTGGAGTCTCATGTCCTGAATCCGTCTGCCATTCGCCTCGCCGTGTACGCCTGAGAGGATGTGCACATCGCCCTTGAGACGGGCCTCATCCACGAGGTGCGCGAAGTCCATCTGGATGATCTCCCCGTTGGAGGTCCAGACCTCTCCACCCGCCGCGTTCTTGCTCATGGAGAAGTGGCCGCGGGGTGGGAGCGTTCGACCCCCGAGAGAGCGAGTCACCTGGTTCATCGCGTTGCGCGCGCTCGAGACCGGGGCTTTGAGTACGCCCGCCACGCCAGCGCCCGATTCGATGAGCGACAAGAGGCTGGCGCCAGAGGACAGCGTGTAGAAGGTCGTCTTCCCCACGCCGACGGCGCAGCCTCCCGCGTCGCCCTTGCCACAGGACTTCTTGGTCTCGAGGTAGCTCTCACCCGCGGACACGAACGGGATGAACTCGTTGATGGCGAAGCTGGCCGCGGCGAGCTTGCTGACCGGCGCATACCGGTCATAGAGCGTCGACGCGTTGACCATGCTCTCGAGCTGCGACTTCGTCATCGCGCGGCTCAGATGGCAGCTCACCATCATCCCGCACGGGACCTTGTCGGCGACCGTGTCGAACGTGCTCGAGGCCGTCGTGAGCAGGGACGTCAGCCCGCTCCTGGACGAGCCCGAACTCTGACCGATGTCGTTCGTGTGACGCGCATCGGGCTGGGTCCTCGTGTCGTCCAGCGACTGGATGCTGGGCACCTTGAAGTCGATGCTGGGCAGGTACAAGGACGGGCCCGGCATGGACAGGTGCCGCTCCAGCGCGCTCATGATGCGGCTCTGGTGCGACTGCGGCGCTCCCGTCCAACCCGTGCCCCAACTGCTGACCAGCTCCCCCCCATACGGCGTGAAGCCGCTGGGGTCGGTGTAGCGGGTGGGGTTGTTGAGGACGTACGAGTACGCGTTGTAGGCCTGCGCGGAGCCCGGCTCGGCGATGACCGGGTCCACGCTGAGGAACTTCATCATCCGCGGGTCGTAGATGCGCCCACGCATGTTGATGAGGCCCAGCTCGTCATCCTGTTCGTGTCCCGTGTATCCCCATCGCGCGCCCGTGTGGCTCGTCGTCGAGGCCTGCGCGAGGTTCGTCGTCTGCCGCCTGCCTCCGAAGGGCTCGTACTTGATGCGCTCGAGCACCGCGCCGGAGGCGTCCGTCACCGTGTCGGGGCTGCCCTGCGCATCGTTGAGGAAGAAGCGCGTGGACTCCGACGTCGAGCCCTCCTGCCAGGACACCTCGGCGACGACGCCTTCGGGGCTGGGGATGCTGACGATGTGGGTGACCGTCAGCCCCTGCTTGCGGCGCTGGTAGAGGCCACCGACGTAGACGGTGTCGTCCTGGCCGTCCTCGGAGTGCTTGCGGACACGGGTGCCGGAGGCGTCGTAGTCGAAGCGGACGGTGCCGCTCGACGCGGAGATGCTCTCGGGCAGGTTGGAGGGCGTGTACTGCACCGAGCGCACCAGCGCGCCCTGGGCATTACGGGTCGCGAGCTGGTTGCCGCGGTGGTCGTACTCGTACGTGAAGGACTCGGCGCCCAGCTGCGCCTGCTTGACGGCGTGCGGTCCTCCCGACGTGCCGCCGGTGTACTGGAAGCTCGCGGAGGGCTCCCAGCCGGAGACCGGCGAGCGGCTGAGCATGTTGCCGAGCGCGTCGTACTGGAACTGCACGTCGAGCGTCTGGCAGTCCTGCTGGACCTTCCAGCGCTCGAGCCGGTCCAGCGCGTCGTAGGTGTACTTCTGCGTGACGCCGACCATGAGGTCGTGACGCGCGGAGAGGTTGCTGTTGGCCGTGTACTCGTAAGCCAGACGCTGGACGTCGGTGAGGTTCTTCTTGGCCTCGGTGAAGCGCAGCCGTCCCTGCGTGTCGTAGCGGAAGACGCGCGAGACGCCGTTGCCGTAGTGGGCCGTCTTGAGCCGGCCCACGCTGTCCCGCTCGTAGGCCCGCCAGTAGGACCCGAGACCATTGGCGCGGTAGACGCTCGAGAGCTCGCCCCGGTCCGTGTACGAATAGCCCACCGTGAAGGGCTGCCCGTTGAGCTGCGCGGGATAGATGAGGCGGCTGACGCGGCCGTAGTCGTCGTACTCGCGACCCAAAGTGCGCGTGGTGCCGTCCACCTTCTGGGCGAGCCCCGTCTCCCGACCGAACACGTCGTAGAGGTAGGCCGTGTCCACGGCTCCCGCCGAGGTCCCCGTGGGCGTGCGGCTCGCCCGGGTCAGTCGGCCCTTTCCTCCCGGCCCCTCGTCGTACCAGTACTGGAGGGACTCCCGCGGATTGGTGGCCGCGAGGACACGGCCGAGCAGGTCCCGTTCGTAGGTGGTGGTGATGCGCCCCGCCGCTCCGTCCGGCGCGTCGGAGTGGCTCTTGAGCTCGCCGAAGGCGTTGTAGACGAACAGCCGCGTCCCGGAGTTGGGGTCGACCGTGCGCTCCAGTCGTCCCGCGGCGTCGTAGAAGCGGGAGCTGCGGTGGTTGGCCGGGTCGTCGGTGTGCTCCAGGCGGCCGAAGGGACCATAGGCGTACTTCATGGTGGCCGCCTTCGCCGTGCCCAGGGCCTCGGTCGCCTCGACCATCAACCCCCGGAAGTCGGTGAGCGTCTTCTTCACCTGCCCGAGCGCGTCCGTCGACGTCGCCTGCGAGGCGTAGGGCAGGGGCGCCGAATAGCTGATGCTCTCGATGAGCCTCCCGTTGGGCCCCGTCGTCCCATCCGCGAAGCGGCGCGCCGTGACGCGGCCGAGCGCGTCGTACTCGTGGATCTCCCAGGTGGGCTGCTCGGCGCTGGTCCGAGGCATCTCCGTCTTCACCACGCGCCCGAGCACGTCGTAGGTGTGCGTGGAGGTCACCGGCTGGCCATCGAAGCGCGGGGACTGCGTCGTCACCGGCCGGCCCAGCGTGTCGAACCGGGTGATGCTCTCGTCGAACGCTCCGTTGCCCGTGGCGACCCGTGTCCGGTGCTGCGGCAGCGTGCCATTCCACTCGTAGAACGTCTCGACGATGGACCTGTTCGCGGGCGCCGCGGAGGGGCCCTGGTACAGCGGCGTCGCGATGCGCTGGCGGCCGAAGCCGTCGTACTGCAGGCGCACGTGGACGTCGTTCGGGTCCTTCGTCTGGGCGAGCACGCCCAGGCCCGGATGGAAGAGGTACCTCCAGGTGAGCCCCGCCGCGTCCGTGGTGCTCGCCAGCTGGGTCTGGTCGACGCTGTCGTACGTCACCGACTCGGTGCGGATGACACCATTCGCGCCCTGCTGGAGGACCTGCTCGACCAGCCCCTTGGCGTTCCGCGCGAAGGTGGTCTTGAGGTAGGTCTCGGACGTCGTGGCCGTCGAGGACTCACCGACGAGCGACGGCTCGTTCTCGGTGGACGCCACCTGTCCCTGGGCGTCATGCGTCACCTGCAGGGTGCGGACGTTGGCGGGCGCGGGCGGGCCGCTGCAGCCCACCCCTGGTGCTCTCGGACAGGACATCCACGAGGTGCTGACGGTCCAGGTGCCCTGGGGCAGCCAGGTGGTGGTGTTGAAGTCCGGGGTGGTGACGGCCTTCTGCTGCTCGGTCGTCGTGGCGCCGTGGGTGAGCACGGTCTGCGACACCGGCGTGCCGTAGGCATCCAGCGTGGTGAGCGTCTCCTTCTCGGACACGGGCGTCACCGAACCACCCCGGCGCTCGCTGACGGTCTCGGAGATTCGCGTGGCGTACTGCTGATAGGCCGGCGTGTAGGGCTGCGTCGTGCGGGCGTACGTCCACTGGCGCTTCGTCTCCAGCCGGGTGTTCGCGTCCAGAGGGACTTCGGTCAGCTCCTCCACCGGGAGGTGGGCCAGGGGCGCCATGGCCTTGCGCTCGGCGCCCTCCACGGCGGAGATGTTGTCGTAGGTCGTCGTGGTGCGAGCGCCCGTCACCTCGTCGATGACGATGCGCTGACCGAAGCCCTTCCAGCCCAGCCCGCGCGTGTCGGAGAGCCCGTTGCGATACAGGTGTCGCCAGCTCTGGATGTGCTGCTCATTGGAGTGGATGGACATGCGCGAGACGACGCGCATCGACTCGGGCGCCAGGCGCAGCCACGGCTTCGTCGTCGTCTCCGCATAGCTCCTGGAATAGAAGGGCTCGCTCGGCGTGACGGCGCCGTGCGGCTGGGTCTGGGAGAGCGGCGCGTAATCGAACGAGTAGCTCAGGCCGGAGTAGCCCTGGTACGTGGCGAGCTGCACGTTGCCGTGCACCCGCTTGAGCTCGTCCACCGGCTTCTGGCGCCGGGCGATGCGCAGCTCGTTGCCCACGCGATAGGTGAGGTCCAACAGGCCGTCGTTGTTGACGTCGATGACCTGCGACCAGTCCTTGCTGTCGCCGCTGGAAGGAATCGACAGGTTCAACAGCTGGGTGAATTCACCCCGCGTGCCCGCCAGCAGCACCTGGACGGGGTGGCCCGGACGGAAGACGGCCAGGTCCACGCGGCCGTCGCCGTCGAAGTCGCCGTGCTCGGTCTTCGCGCCCAGCAGCGCGGTGCTGAAGCTCTCGGGGAGCTCCGTCTCGCGCATCTCGGTGAAGCCCTTGCCCGTGTTGAACTGGACCCGGAGCTTGAGCCGGGTGTCGGTCGCCTGCAGCTGTCCCAGCGTCACCGCGTCCTGGAGCCCGTCACCGTTCACGTCGATGAAGTCGAAGGTGAAGGCGTAGAGGCTCGGGAAGAAGAACGGCAGGCCGGGCGGCCTGCGCAGCGTGGTCGGCACGATGTTCAGCTGGCCCGCCGTGGTGCTGCCAGAGGTCACCTCCTGGAAGCTGACCGCATCCAGGAAGCTGCTCGCGTCCGGGTGCGAGCCCAGGCCCACCAGGCTCATCTTGCCGGTGCCGTCCAGGTCCGCCACGCGCACACCTGCGCGTGTGCTCTGGCCGTAGAGCGCCGGTGACATGGTGTTCGCCCGGATGGCGGGCACCATGGGCGGACGAAGGGTGGAGGGGACGGGCTGGGTGATGACGACCCGCCGCACGATTTGACTGTTCGGGTTGCTCGTATCCTCGAGGTCGACCTGGTGCCGGCCCACCCAGACGCGCTCGTTGCGCCGGTCACCATCCACGTCCAGCCAGTACTGGGGATTCAGCTCGGAGCCGACCCAGTGGATTTCATTGACCTCACGGGAGACCTGATGCGCATAGGCGGGCGTGAGGAAGGGGCTGCCCGGGAACACGCTCCAGGCGCACGAGAGGCCCACCACCGAGGAGCGGCCCGAGCCATCCCAGTCCGTGACCAGGGGGAAGAGGTTCCGGTCCGCGCGCTTGCCGCAGAAGCGGTTGGAGTCTCCACCGCCAAAGGGGCCCCCATCCGCGTCGAGATAGGGATACCAGAGGACCAGTCCGCTGACGTCCGACGGGTCGAGCGTGGTGGAGGCGGCGTCCGGGTACTGCAACAGCCGCATCCGGTCCTCCCAGTTCTGGATGGTGACGTCCGTGATGAACTCGGGGGGACCCAGGTCGCGCTCCTGCATGAGGACGGAGCCGGTGAAGTACGCGAGGCCCTGACGGCCCGCGCCCAGCCCGAAGGCGCTGAGCCCCGCGCCCGCCTTCGCGTTGCTCACGTTGATGGGAGTCGGGTAGTCGAAGTCCCAGGAGCCCTGCTCCCAGTCGAAGCGGACGGGCGTCTTGCAGACGTCTGCGCCATCGCACTCGCGCAGCTCCGTCAGCAGGCTGCGCTGGCTGACGGTGCCCTGGTAGTACTTGAGCTTGTACGAGCGCAGCGGGACCTTGGAGAGCGTGCTCGCGCCGGGCGCCAGGCCCGGGCCCTTCATGTTGATGCGTGACAGGCGGAAGTCGCGTCCGACCTTCACCCCGGAGAGGTATCCGGTGAAGGTGTCCGGCCGGGACTCGTACTCGAAGGTGACCTCGCGCTGGCCCTCCTCGACGGTGACCTGCGTCGAGCCGGTCTCCGGGTTGATGGCTTCGCGGCGGAAGCCGGTGTACGTGATGCTCGAAGGGCGGTGCCAGGCGACGGACGAGGCGTCGATGGCGGGCGCCTGGTCGTAATGCACATCCATCCGGTTGCCGAACCGGTCCCGGACGGAGGCGAGCGCCCAGGTGATGATCACCGCCTGGTTGTCCGTCGAGGCGACGGTGTTGTTGGCTCCGCGGACGGGCTTCGAGTGGAAGCCCCGGACGAGCGCGTCGTCCCGCTGCGCCCCGGTGACGGTGGTCGTCCTGCCGTAGGTCCGGATGAGCCCGTCGCGTCCCCGCACCTCGAAGGTCAACGCCTCCAGGTGGTTGCCGCCGGTGATGGAGATGGCGGTGGAGGGGTCCGCCTCCGTCGTGAACTTGTCCCAGGTGGAGCCCACCAGCCGCGAGCCATCCAGGCAGTAGACGCGGGTGTAGTCCTGGACTCCTCCGGAGAGCATCCAGTGACGCGTGTCCGCGGCGTGGAGCTTCCCGTCGCGCGCGAACGAGTTGGAGCAGAGCGTGATTTGCGACAGGCCCGCCAGGTTGAAGCCCGGGCCGAGCAGGCCGTCACTGCCCTGGCTGTCGTAGACGATGGAGAGCGAGGGCTGGATGCCCGCGCGTCCCGGCGGCACCCAGAGC
It encodes the following:
- a CDS encoding SAM-dependent methyltransferase, with the translated sequence MAHDHAAHSVQHIVPGFGADRAAHYDAQAALSLAGVQAMYELVVSAMTSRLDGQKDASLLAVGLGTGMELLPYLRFDVPGWRFTGIDPSSAMLDVARKRLETEGLLSRTHIHVGELKSLPEGPPFDGAQMMGILHHVEGDAARLELLREVARRLKPGAPLVIGCRVGKDPVLTDVEFRRLRAHGIPKEELDHRRKLFDAKVTPIESDAALAGMLEQVGFTAPKPLFVSLQFKVFLTQSGTASQG
- a CDS encoding RHS repeat-associated core domain-containing protein, whose product is MLFFYGTQLLSGCVPAGSPSDEPGAAGEVTRARAALDNVPFELRSDTLLPTTSATPEAPGITPFTADVTPGGSAAVSIPLWVPPGRAGIQPSLSIVYDSQGSDGLLGPGFNLAGLSQITLCSNSFARDGKLHAADTRHWMLSGGVQDYTRVYCLDGSRLVGSTWDKFTTEADPSTAISITGGNHLEALTFEVRGRDGLIRTYGRTTTVTGAQRDDALVRGFHSKPVRGANNTVASTDNQAVIITWALASVRDRFGNRMDVHYDQAPAIDASSVAWHRPSSITYTGFRREAINPETGSTQVTVEEGQREVTFEYESRPDTFTGYLSGVKVGRDFRLSRINMKGPGLAPGASTLSKVPLRSYKLKYYQGTVSQRSLLTELRECDGADVCKTPVRFDWEQGSWDFDYPTPINVSNAKAGAGLSAFGLGAGRQGLAYFTGSVLMQERDLGPPEFITDVTIQNWEDRMRLLQYPDAASTTLDPSDVSGLVLWYPYLDADGGPFGGGDSNRFCGKRADRNLFPLVTDWDGSGRSSVVGLSCAWSVFPGSPFLTPAYAHQVSREVNEIHWVGSELNPQYWLDVDGDRRNERVWVGRHQVDLEDTSNPNSQIVRRVVITQPVPSTLRPPMVPAIRANTMSPALYGQSTRAGVRVADLDGTGKMSLVGLGSHPDASSFLDAVSFQEVTSGSTTAGQLNIVPTTLRRPPGLPFFFPSLYAFTFDFIDVNGDGLQDAVTLGQLQATDTRLKLRVQFNTGKGFTEMRETELPESFSTALLGAKTEHGDFDGDGRVDLAVFRPGHPVQVLLAGTRGEFTQLLNLSIPSSGDSKDWSQVIDVNNDGLLDLTYRVGNELRIARRQKPVDELKRVHGNVQLATYQGYSGLSYSFDYAPLSQTQPHGAVTPSEPFYSRSYAETTTKPWLRLAPESMRVVSRMSIHSNEQHIQSWRHLYRNGLSDTRGLGWKGFGQRIVIDEVTGARTTTTYDNISAVEGAERKAMAPLAHLPVEELTEVPLDANTRLETKRQWTYARTTQPYTPAYQQYATRISETVSERRGGSVTPVSEKETLTTLDAYGTPVSQTVLTHGATTTEQQKAVTTPDFNTTTWLPQGTWTVSTSWMSCPRAPGVGCSGPPAPANVRTLQVTHDAQGQVASTENEPSLVGESSTATTSETYLKTTFARNAKGLVEQVLQQGANGVIRTESVTYDSVDQTQLASTTDAAGLTWRYLFHPGLGVLAQTKDPNDVHVRLQYDGFGRQRIATPLYQGPSAAPANRSIVETFYEWNGTLPQHRTRVATGNGAFDESITRFDTLGRPVTTQSPRFDGQPVTSTHTYDVLGRVVKTEMPRTSAEQPTWEIHEYDALGRVTARRFADGTTGPNGRLIESISYSAPLPYASQATSTDALGQVKKTLTDFRGLMVEATEALGTAKAATMKYAYGPFGRLEHTDDPANHRSSRFYDAAGRLERTVDPNSGTRLFVYNAFGELKSHSDAPDGAAGRITTTYERDLLGRVLAATNPRESLQYWYDEGPGGKGRLTRASRTPTGTSAGAVDTAYLYDVFGRETGLAQKVDGTTRTLGREYDDYGRVSRLIYPAQLNGQPFTVGYSYTDRGELSSVYRANGLGSYWRAYERDSVGRLKTAHYGNGVSRVFRYDTQGRLRFTEAKKNLTDVQRLAYEYTANSNLSARHDLMVGVTQKYTYDALDRLERWKVQQDCQTLDVQFQYDALGNMLSRSPVSGWEPSASFQYTGGTSGGPHAVKQAQLGAESFTYEYDHRGNQLATRNAQGALVRSVQYTPSNLPESISASSGTVRFDYDASGTRVRKHSEDGQDDTVYVGGLYQRRKQGLTVTHIVSIPSPEGVVAEVSWQEGSTSESTRFFLNDAQGSPDTVTDASGAVLERIKYEPFGGRRQTTNLAQASTTSHTGARWGYTGHEQDDELGLINMRGRIYDPRMMKFLSVDPVIAEPGSAQAYNAYSYVLNNPTRYTDPSGFTPYGGELVSSWGTGWTGAPQSHQSRIMSALERHLSMPGPSLYLPSIDFKVPSIQSLDDTRTQPDARHTNDIGQSSGSSRSGLTSLLTTASSTFDTVADKVPCGMMVSCHLSRAMTKSQLESMVNASTLYDRYAPVSKLAAASFAINEFIPFVSAGESYLETKKSCGKGDAGGCAVGVGKTTFYTLSSGASLLSLIESGAGVAGVLKAPVSSARNAMNQVTRSLGGRTLPPRGHFSMSKNAAGGEVWTSNGEIIQMDFAHLVDEARLKGDVHILSGVHGEANGRRIQDMRLHKDDRYRWRNSPNVTVHDINKLSPEEITNILRGEGSIFGAFCYSDRCLAPFR